The genomic window CGACCGCACGTTGAAGCCCGCCGCCACCAGGCTCTCGGCCACCTCTGCCGCATGCAGCGCGCCGTGCCAGACATAGGCGACGTCGCCGGGAAACAGCGCCCAAGCCTCACGCCAATCGGCCCGGTCGTCGTTCAGCACGCGGCCTATGCGTTTGGTCTTGGCGGCACCCACCTGGTTGCGCCAGCTTGGGTCATATTCCACGCCATAGGGCGGGTCTGTCACCATCAGCATCGGCTTCACATCGCCCAAGAGCCGCCCGACCACATCCGCCGATGTGCTGTCGCCGCAGATCAGCCGGTGCTTGCCCAGCTGCCAGAGATCGCCCGCGACCGACACCGGCGTGACCGGCGCATCAGGAATATCATCCTCGCCCTCGACCGCACCACCATCTTGCTGATCCGGGGCGCGCAGCAGGGCTTCCAGATCCTCGTCGACGATCCCCAGAAGCCCGAGGTCGTAATTGACGGCCAGAAGCAGCGAGATCTCGTCGCGCAGTATCGGATCATCCCATTCGCCCAGCTCGGTCAGATGGGGTGGTTGCCGCCCTCCCCAAACGGCATCGTAATGTGCCAGGATGTTGGTCTGAGAACCACAAAGCGAAGAGGACGGCGAGATGAAAGATACAATGATCGGGGTGGATCTGGCAAAAAATGTTTTCCAGCTTCACGGGGCATCAATGACGGGCGAGGTCAAGTTTCGCAAGAAGCTGACGCGCCCGCAGTTCATGGCGTTTATGGCAGACCATCCGGCGGCGGTGGTTGTTTTGGAAGCCTGCGGCAGCGCCAGCTATTGGGCGCGAGAGCTTTCGAAGGCAGGCCATGAGGTCAAGCTGATCGCGCCACAATATGTGAAGCCCTTTGTTAAACGCCAGAAAAACGATGCTGCTGATGCCGAAGCGATCGTCGTCGCAGCGCAGCGCCCCGAAATGCGCTTTGTGCCGCCGAAGACTGAAGAGCAGCAGGCGCGGGCGGTACTGTTTCGGGCCCGCGAACGGCTGGTGCATCAGCGCACCGAGCTTTCGAATGCACTGCGCGCGGTGCTCTACGAATACGGCCATGCGGTGCCGCAGGGATCGGTGCATCTTAAACGCATTGTCGAAATCATCGAGGCCGAAACTTGCGATCTGCCAGATCTGGCGCGAGAAGAGGCGCGCGACCTGCTCGAACAGATTGCTGAGAAAACCGTACGCATTGAGGCCAAGACCCGCAAGATCGCGGCGCAGGCGGCGCTGACCCCGACTGCGCGCAGGCTGCAAACAATGCCGGGCGTCGGGCCGATGACCGCGCTGGCGGTTGAGGCTTTTGCGCCTGCGATGGCGACGTTCAAATGCGGTCGCGACTTCGCCGCCTGGCTTGGTCTAGTGCCAAGGCAGATGTCATCGGGGGGCAAAGAGCGGCTTGGGCGTATTTCCAAGGCCGGGCAGTCTGACATCCGGCGTCTGCTGATCATCGGCGCGATGTCGCGGCTGAACTGGATGGGGGCAAGATCCATTCGCGAGGGGTCGTGGCTCGACCGGCTGCGGGCGCGCAAGCCGAAGATGCTGGTGGCCATCGCGCTGGCCAACAAGATGGCGCGCATGATCTGGGCCATGCTGACGAAACAGGAAGATTACAAGGATCCGGTACCGGCTGGCGCTGCATGATGGGGGCAGAAACCCCGTCGGCGTGACGCCGGTACAGGAGGTGTGAGAGAGCGACGACCCGAATGGGCAAAATGATCGAACAGATCTGGATCGGGAAAACCAGGAACAAATTGGGGGCGATAAAGCCCGGCAGTCAGATTTGGACCCGATCCGCGGATCACCATACCGGCCAGCAGCTTCTGACATGGCTGCATCGAAAGGCCTGACAGAAGTTCGCAATCGATCACATGCGCAAAAGGGAAGAAAGCTCTTGCACCATGGGCGGCAACCACAGAAGTTTGTTGTCGGCGATCCGGTAAGCCCGGCGATCATCCTCGTCGAGGTGGCTGAGCCGGATCACCGGCACATCCTTCAGCCCCAGCATGATGGCCGCCAGCACCCGGCCGTGCCCGGCGATCAGTTCGCCATCGTCGGCCACCATGCAGGGCACGGTCCAGCCGAACTTGGCCATGCTGGCCGCGATCTTGGCGACCTGATCGGTGCCGTGGATCTTGGCATTGCGGGCATAGGGCCGCAGCCGGTCAATCGGCCAAGTCTCAATCTGGCTCGGTGCAAAGACCAGGTCCATGGGCGGTTCTCATTTGGGGTCGGGCGGACGTGCCGATACGCGTGGCCAGGACGGCCAGCGGCAGAATCGGGGTCCGCGATGTGGGGGAAAACGAAAGCGCCCGCGAGGGTTATCCTCCGGGCGCCATTCTCGACTATCAATAGGTAGGTCAAGGGGGGCAGCTTTGTCAAATGGAAAATTGGTTTGGATTCATGGGCTTCCGGGAGGTGACTTCCGCTGGCTGGCTTCTGGCGCGGTGGCTTCCACAAACTGGATTTGGTGG from Paracoccaceae bacterium Fryx2 includes these protein-coding regions:
- a CDS encoding IS110 family transposase, which translates into the protein MKDTMIGVDLAKNVFQLHGASMTGEVKFRKKLTRPQFMAFMADHPAAVVVLEACGSASYWARELSKAGHEVKLIAPQYVKPFVKRQKNDAADAEAIVVAAQRPEMRFVPPKTEEQQARAVLFRARERLVHQRTELSNALRAVLYEYGHAVPQGSVHLKRIVEIIEAETCDLPDLAREEARDLLEQIAEKTVRIEAKTRKIAAQAALTPTARRLQTMPGVGPMTALAVEAFAPAMATFKCGRDFAAWLGLVPRQMSSGGKERLGRISKAGQSDIRRLLIIGAMSRLNWMGARSIREGSWLDRLRARKPKMLVAIALANKMARMIWAMLTKQEDYKDPVPAGAA